A genomic stretch from Scheffersomyces stipitis CBS 6054 chromosome 6, complete sequence includes:
- a CDS encoding predicted protein, whose product MSSALDQFDALQNQMREFSANVDRRLAEKRANIISARQDHFSRINELKNQETALSAQIESLQSKESKTKHNLKQALEAIQSQRVKVDELTRKQNELTDEKNELQAQIDELSRTVEYSTAELSRSHDNLEKQLRKNYPELIKYEMYLGLKIEAVSFDLMKFVFTNLDPNNYDRRFWIDLAIDKETYSVGQSDPQLSTETTNSLETELNNHKEIVKFLKSARNSFKELV is encoded by the coding sequence ATGTCTTCAGCACTTGACCAATTTGATGCGCTCCAGAACCAGATGCGAGAGTTCTCCGCCAACGTAGACCGTAGACTCGCAGAGAAAAGAGCCAATATCATATCTGCTCGTCAGGACCACTTCTCCCGTATCAACGAGCTCAAGAACCAGGAAACGGCCCTTCTGGCCCAGATTGAATCACTTCAGTCCAAGGAGAGCAAGACAAAGCACAACCTCAAACAGGCCCTAGAAGCCATACAATCCCAGCGAGTCAAGGTCGACGAGCTCACACGTAAACAGAATGAACTTACCGACGAGAAAAATGAACTCCAGGCCCAAATAGACGAATTATCGAGGACCGTAGAGTACTCCACAGCAGAGTTGAGCAGATCTCATGACAATTTGGAGAAGCAGCTTAGGAAAAATTATCCAGAGCTCATCAAGTATGAGATGTATTTGGGACTCAAAATCGAAGCTGTTTCGTTTGATTTGATGAAATTTGTCTTCACCAACCTCGATCCCAATAACTATGATCGTCGATTCTGGATCGATTTGGCCATTGATAAAGAAACATACTCTGTGGGCCAATCGGATCCTCAGCTATCGACTGAGACTACCAATTCACTCGAAACTGAATTGAACAACCATAAGGAGATcgtcaagttcttgaagtcggCCAGAAACAGCTTCAAGGAGTTGGTATAA